One window of the Pyrus communis chromosome 17, drPyrComm1.1, whole genome shotgun sequence genome contains the following:
- the LOC137722313 gene encoding zinc finger CCCH domain-containing protein ZFN-like: MDFDAGIPMSRAAAPVTDARSLSPSLTQDAMWQMNLRSSETMEAGPYPERTGEPDCSYYIRTGLCRFGATCRFNHPPNRKLAIAAARMKGEFPERIGQPECQYYLKTGTCKFGATCKFHHPRDKAGMAGRVALNILGYPLRPNEVECAYYLRTGQCKFGSTCKFHHPQPTNMMVSVGASPVYPTVQSPTTPGQQSYAGGITNWSRASFIPSPRWQAQSSYAPLIVPQGVVSVPGWNTYSGQVGSVSSPESQQQTVGNSQMYGTSHQGEPENSGSQGGFSPYSSGSIPVGFYALQRENVFPERPGQPECQFYMKTGDCKFGAVCRFHHPRERLIPAPDCVLSPMGLPLRPGEPLCIFYSRYGICKFGPSCKFNHPMGIFTLNLSASSSADAPARRLLGSTSGAASLNLSSEGLVEAGSAKPRRLSLSEPRQMPSAEDNIDTEE, encoded by the exons ATGGACTTCGATGCCGGAATTCCCATGTCTCGTGCTGCCGCGCCCGTCACCGACGCTCGCTCACTGTCACCCTCCTTGACCCAAG ATGCAATGTGGCAAATGAATTTGAGATCAAGTGAAACAATGGAAGCCGGGCCCTATCCCGAGCGTACTGGAGAGCCAGATTGTTCTTATTACATCAGAACAGGACTTTGTAGATTTGGGGCGACATGTCGCTTTAATCATCCACCTAACCGCAAGCTG GCTATTGCCGCTGCAAGGATGAAGGGAGAGTTCCCCGAAAGAATTGGACAACCAGAGTGTCAG TACTACCTGAAGACAGGAACCTGCAAGTTTGGAGCAACATGCAAGTTTCATCATCCTAGAGACAAGGCGGGAATGGCTGGAAGAGTTGCCTTAAATATCTTAGGCTATCCACTTCGACCG AATGAGGTCGAATGTGCTTATTATTTACGAACTGGACAATGCAAGTTCGGAAGCACTTGTAAATTCCACCATCCCCAACCTACTAATATGATGGTTTCAGTGGGCGCCTCTCCTGTATATCCTACTGTCCAATCTCCAACTACTCCTGGCCAGCAGTCGTATGCGGGAGGAATTACAAATTGGTCAAGAGCATCTTTTATTCCCAGTCCACGCTGGCAAGCTCAATCAAGTTATGCTCCTCTCATTGTTCCTCAAGGAGTGGTATCAGTCCCGGGATGGAACACATACAGT GGCCAAGTTGGCTCCGTTTCATCTCCAGAGAGTCAGCAACAAACAGTGGGAAACAGTCAGATGTATGGAACTTCACACCAAGGTGAACCGGAAAATTCAGGATCTCAAGGGGGCTTTTCTCCTTACAGTTCCGGTTCCATCCCTGTGGGGTTCTATGCATTGCAAAGGGAAAATGTATTTCCTGAGAGACCTGGCCAGCCTGAGTGCCAGTTTTATATGAAGACCGGCGATTGTAAGTTTGGTGCAGTCTGTAGATTCCATCATCCTAGGGAGAGGTTAATTCCTGCTCCAGACTGTGTTTTGAGTCCAATGGGCCTTCCTTTACGACCG GGAGAACCTTTGTGCATCTTCTATTCTCGTTATGGTATCTGTAAGTTTGGACCAAGTTGCAAGTTCAACCACCCTATGGGTATCTTCACTTTGAATCTCTCTGCATCATCTTCGGCTGATGCCCCAGCCCGGCGTTTGTTGGGTTCAACGTCGGGGGCTGCTTCATTAAATTTATCATCAGAAGGGCTAGTCGAAGCAGGATCAGCAAAGCCCAGGAGACTTTCATTGTCAGAGCCGAGGCAGATGCCTAGTGCTGAGGATAACATTGACACAGAGGAGTGA
- the LOC137722972 gene encoding GDT1-like protein 4, whose amino-acid sequence MGFRSIPRTIAYSLPLLLLLLLAVSAQESGAEAERGGYGGSKDLGRRSKIKFGILEVNTLGVKTEGDSVAIGLHVDSGLGVFDAFVASLSMILVSEIGDETFIIAALMAMRHPKSIVLSGALSALFIMTVLSTGLGRIVPNLISRKHTNSAATVLYLFFGLRLLYIAWRSSDSKSSQKKEIEEVEEKLESGQGKTPFRRFFSRFCTPIFLESFILTFLAEWGDRSQIATIALATHKNAIGVAVGATLGHTICTSVAVVGGSMLASKISQRTVATVGGLLFLCFSVSSYFYPPL is encoded by the exons ATGGGGTTTCGCTCGATTCCCAGAACGATTGCGTACTCCCTCCCCCTCCTCTTGCTCCTCCTCCTCGCGGTTTCTGCTCAg GAGTCTGGGGCTGAAGCTGAGAGGGGAGGCTATGGGGGATCCAAAGATCTGGGCCGTCGTAGCAAG ATAAAATTTGGTATTCTTGAAGTTAATACTCTTGGAGTCAAGACAGAGGGTGACTCAGTTGCTATCGGCCTCCACGTGGACTCAGGTCTTGGAGTTTTCGATGCCTTTGTTGCAAGCTTGTCAATGATACTAGTTAGTGAG ATTGGAGACGAAACATTTATAATAGCAGCTCTTATGGCAATGCGTCACCCCAAGTCAATTGTCCTATCTGGTGCACTTTCAGCCTTGTTTATAATGACG GTACTTTCCACTGGACTTGGTAGGATTGTGCCAAACTTGATATCAAGGAAGCATACAAATAGTGCAGCTACAG ttctatatttattttttggactGAGGTTACTTTACATTGCTTGGAGATCATCTGATTCTAAATCTTCCCAgaagaaagaaattgaagaa GTTGAAGAGAAACTTGAGTCTGGTCAGGGAAAGACACCCTTCCGCCGTTTCTTTTCCAGATTTTGTACACCTATCTTCTTGGAG TCATTCATTTTAACGTTTTTAGCAGAGTGGGGAGATCGCAGCCAAATAGCGACAATTGCT CTGGCAACCCACAAAAATGCTATTGGAGTTGCGGTGGGTGCAACACTAGGACATACAATCTGCACGTCTGTGGCTGTGGTAGGAGGGAGTATGTTGGCATCCAAAATCTCCCAACGGACAGTCGCCACAGTTGGAGGCTTGCTCTTCCTATGCTTCTCCGTGTCGTCTTATTTTTATCCTCCTCTGTAA